The following DNA comes from Cytophagales bacterium.
TTACTCCGTATTGGTGAAGATTGAAGAATGGGCGATCCGAGAAAGGCATTCACCAGTAGAGGTATTCCGGGCCATGCAACAAGACTATTCTAAGGCCGCATTGAAACAATGGATCACGAAATTTTTCCGGTTATGGTCTATCAATCAGTGGAAACGTGAACGAATCGCTCCTAGCTTTCATGTCGATGATTTCAACATTGATCCAAAGACGTGGTGCCGGTTCCCAATTTTATCAAGTGGGTTTAAGGAGGAGTTGGAGGAACTAAATCAACTTTAAAGCTTTTTTGACAGGATCAGTGGGTTGTTTTGTTGAGTCCAGCATCGACACACAACCTCCAAACCTGAAGTATTCTTTTCTCCGCCAATCTTTTTAAGGTCAAGGATTCCAGCCCCATTTGTTGTCTGCAGTGGCACGAGGGCATTCTTATTGAGGAAACGACCATCCACCAGGCTACCTAAATAAAAATTTGCCTTCCGACAAGGCTCTTCAGTCCGCAATAGCCACAAACTTCCTTCCTTTTGCACCTCGATTCCCAGCTTCAATTTTCTCTCTTTTCCACTGGAAAGATATTCTTTCAGGCCTGTTCCCGGCCAGCTGTTGTGGTAAGGAACCGAAGCCAATAATTTACCGGATTCGTAAAATGTCTTTCGCTCTCCCTCAATCACATTATTCTTAAATGGTGTTGTAGCATAAAGCTCCCCGGTAACATAGTACTTTTTGGAAGTTCCTACCCGCAAATTGGACGCATAGGTCATTTCTAACTGAACTTTTCCGTCCGGATAGTATAGATAAGATACTCCTTCTTTCTTGCCATTTACATAATTGACAGAAGACTTTACGTTCCCGTTGGAATCTTTGGAATCGATCCGGCCGTGTTTCAGTCGGTAATCTCTATTCTCCGCTTCCGCCTCCTTCATCATTCTTTCCTGCTCTGCCTCCTCTGCACTACCAGGCAATAGCGCAAATGAAGCGGCGCACATGAAGAGAAATACCCAAAGTAAATTATGATAGTTAGAAGACCAGTTCATTGGTTTGTTGTTTTAATCCTGAGGTAATCCTATTAATTTTCAATTTCAATAAAAAAGTGCACTTGAAGCATGTCAGGGCAGATTTTTCTGGCATCTCAAATAGCGGACCGTCCCTACCCTAAAGGGCGTAAACGAAATCACCCTTTAGGGAATTGAAGGGTTATTTTTTCAAGCTGTCTACCATTTCGAAAAATCTCCCGGTCACCAGTATTCTCTTACTATTTAAAACTAAGCAAAAATCGATCCATAGATATCATGGCACGGGATCGTAGCCACTTCCACCCCAAGGATGACATCTGGCAATGCGCTTCATACCCATCCAAAGACCCTTCAACCCATGATTAAGAATAGCCTCCTTCATGTAGCTGGAACATGTCGGACTGTACCGACAGGAACTAGGGAAAAGAGGGCTGATGCTGTATTGATAAAACAACACAGGCAAAATCAAAATTTTACGAAATAATCGCACAGGTCAAATCTATCGTCTAATTTGGTGGATATTATCATTTTGAATCAGAATTGTAAGGGCAGAAACGGCGAGGAGCAATAAAAGTGTGAAAAGGAAAGGATGTTGGGTCATATTGCTGATGTTCGGGTTGCTACCCGGTTGGTCCTTTGGTCAAAGCGTCCGGGATTCCAGTAGTGCCAAATCAGTTCTGGTCAAAGAAGTGTTCATCATTGGCAATCAAAAAACGAAAGCCAACATCATCCTAAGGGAAATGCAGCTCACCAAGGGCTACATGGTGTCGGACAGCCTCATTGATAAAACGGTCACCGAAGATCAACAGCGCATCTATAACACCAACCTGTTCGATGAAGTAAAGGTCCAGCCCCTTTACGCATCGGACAATGAATTGATGGTCCTGGTCACCGTCTCGGAACGATGGTACATCTATCCTTCCTTCATTTTCAAGCTGGCCGACCGAAATCTCAACGATTGGTGGGTCAATCAAAATCGCGATCTGAGTCGCGTTAATCTGGGGCTACGCTACCAACAGTACAATTTCCGGGGCCGACG
Coding sequences within:
- the yidD gene encoding membrane protein insertion efficiency factor YidD, whose translation is MRLFRKILILPVLFYQYSISPLFPSSCRYSPTCSSYMKEAILNHGLKGLWMGMKRIARCHPWGGSGYDPVP